The following are from one region of the Nymphaea colorata isolate Beijing-Zhang1983 chromosome 7, ASM883128v2, whole genome shotgun sequence genome:
- the LOC116257137 gene encoding endonuclease 2-like, whose translation MVVKREAPFLLCSFLLIVISVVPLVNGWGRNGHFIICRIAQARLNQKAASAVKDLLPDYADNNLASLCSWADEIKSRLRWSSPLHYVDTPDFQCSYAYDRDCKNAAGEKGVCVAGAIRNYTAQLRSYSASSFEAQYNLTEALLFLSHFVGDIHQPLHVGFTTDKGGNTIDVNWYTWKTVLHHVWDDNIIDTAIERFYQSDVESLVNAIARNITEGWTSQINTWERCNYNTTSCPDGYASESITAACNWAYKGVDEGSTLDDDYFLSRLPPIYLRLAEAGVRLAATLNRALG comes from the exons ATGGTTGTGAAAAGAGAGGCCCCTTTCCTCCTCTGCTCCTTCCTTCTGATAGTTATTTCTGTGGTTCCCCTAGTTAATGGGTGGGGAAGAAATGGGCACTTCATTATCTGCAGAATAGCTCAG GCAAGGCTTAACCAGAAGGCAGCGTCTGCAGTGAAGGATTTGCTGCCGGACTATGCCGACAATAACTTGGCGAGTTTGTGCTCGTGGGCGGACGAAATCAAATCCCGGCTTCGTTGGTCCTCTCCCCTTCATTACGTTGATACACCCGACTTCCAGTGTTCTTATGCCTATGACA GGGATTGCAAGAATGCAGCGGGAGAAAAGGGCGTGTGTGTTGCAGGTGCAATCAGGAATTATACAGCTCAGCTCCGAAGTTACTCTGCTTCATCCTTTGAAGCACAAT ACAACTTGACTGAAGCGCTCCTCTTCCTTTCACACTTTGTGGGTGACATTCACCAG CCACTGCACGTTGGTTTTACCACAGACAAGGGAGGCAACACCATTGATGTAAACTGGTACACATGGAAAACGGTTCTTCATCAT GTATGGGATGATAATATCATCGACACGGCAATAGAAAGATTTTATCAATCAGATGTAGAGAGCCTGGTCAATGCAATAGCACGAAATATTACA GAGGGCTGGACTAGCCAGATTAACACATGGGAGAGATGCAACTATAATACAACTTCATGTCCGGATGG CTATGCATCTGAAAGTATCACTGCGGCTTGTAACTGGGCATACAAAGGTGTGGATGAAGGTTCAACATTAGATG ATGATTATTTTCTGTCACGTCTGCCTCCTATCTACTTGCGGCTTGCAGAGGCTGGAGTTCGATTAGCTGCTACTCTCAATCGTGCTTTGGGATAA